In a genomic window of Nitrospirota bacterium:
- a CDS encoding four helix bundle protein: protein MAFRFRKFKVYQDAKLYGRFCRNILKDKVKDKALADQIIRALNSIVLNIAEGSADNSDAEFARFLGISIRSTYETVAGFDLANTYDMLDEQIYKEIEEMAESLVKQLSAFRSSLLKD, encoded by the coding sequence GTGGCTTTTCGGTTTAGGAAATTTAAGGTTTATCAGGATGCAAAACTTTATGGGAGGTTTTGCAGGAACATCCTTAAAGATAAAGTTAAGGATAAGGCATTAGCGGACCAGATTATACGAGCACTAAATTCCATCGTATTGAATATTGCAGAAGGTTCTGCTGATAATTCAGATGCCGAGTTTGCACGTTTTCTTGGAATTTCTATACGGTCCACTTATGAAACAGTAGCAGGTTTTGATTTAGCCAATACATATGATATGCTTGATGAGCAAATCTATAAGGAGATTGAAGAGATGGCTGAAAGTTTAGTAAAACAACTCAGCGCCTTCCGTTCA